From one Bacteroides eggerthii genomic stretch:
- the mobA gene encoding conjugal transfer protein MobA, whose amino-acid sequence MKEKRKSKSGRNPKLDPAVYRYTVRFNEEEHNRFLAMFGKSGVYARSVFLKAHFFGQPFKVLKVDKTLVDYYTKLSDFHAQFRAVGTNYNQVVKELRLHFSEKKAMALLYKLEQHTVELVKLSRRIVELSREMEAKWSQKSV is encoded by the coding sequence ATGAAAGAGAAAAGGAAAAGCAAATCAGGGAGAAATCCCAAACTTGATCCGGCGGTGTACCGGTACACCGTCCGTTTCAACGAGGAGGAACACAACCGTTTCCTCGCCATGTTCGGAAAATCGGGTGTCTATGCACGGTCTGTTTTCCTCAAAGCGCACTTCTTCGGGCAACCGTTCAAGGTGCTGAAGGTGGACAAGACGTTGGTGGACTATTACACCAAACTGTCGGATTTTCATGCACAATTCCGTGCCGTGGGTACGAATTACAACCAAGTCGTGAAGGAACTGAGGCTGCATTTTTCAGAGAAAAAGGCGATGGCGTTGCTCTACAAATTAGAGCAACACACCGTCGAACTCGTGAAACTGAGCCGCCGGATTGTGGAACTTTCAAGGGAAATGGAGGCAAAATGGTCGCAAAAATCAGTGTAG
- a CDS encoding RteC domain-containing protein, with protein MNYFLLAETDFFRLINEAGDCNMETAYTAFATQVIELCNGGMDMNLTVIALAYIEIELQHHPVRNLSEEKREIAAYVSKALSFVRKMQKFLATPQVPPLISANNATETTASLLQWTGNAIDLVELIYGIDVMGCINNGNMPLKQLAPLLYKIFGVDSKDCYRFYTDIKRRKNESRTYFIDRMQEKLNERMLRDEELERMRK; from the coding sequence ATGAATTATTTCTTGCTGGCGGAAACCGACTTTTTCCGCCTGATAAACGAAGCCGGCGACTGCAATATGGAAACGGCATACACGGCTTTCGCCACCCAAGTGATCGAACTGTGCAACGGCGGCATGGACATGAACCTTACCGTCATCGCGCTTGCCTACATCGAAATCGAGTTGCAGCACCATCCCGTACGTAATCTGTCAGAAGAAAAAAGAGAGATTGCCGCCTACGTCAGCAAGGCTCTGTCTTTCGTAAGAAAGATGCAGAAATTCCTTGCCACGCCCCAAGTGCCACCACTAATATCCGCCAACAACGCAACAGAAACCACCGCCAGCCTTCTTCAATGGACGGGCAATGCCATCGACCTCGTGGAACTTATCTACGGCATAGACGTGATGGGCTGCATCAACAACGGCAATATGCCGCTCAAACAGCTCGCCCCACTTCTCTATAAGATATTCGGGGTTGATTCTAAAGACTGCTACCGCTTCTACACTGATATCAAACGCCGGAAGAACGAAAGCCGCACCTATTTCATTGACAGGATGCAGGAAAAACTGAACGAGAGAATGTTGCGTGATGAGGAGTTGGAGCGGATGAGAAAATAA
- a CDS encoding ATP-binding protein: METVNRILQEKITARIAPNKAVLIFGARRVGKTVMMRKIVDNYSGRTMMLNGEDYDTLALLENRSIANYRHLLDGIDLLAIDEAQNIPQIGSILKLIVDEIPGISVLASGSSSFDLLNKTGEPLVGRSTQFLLTPFSQREIAQTETALETRQNLEARLIYGSYPEVVMMENYERKTDYLRDIVGAYLLKDILAIDGLKNSSKMRDLLRLIAFQLGSEVSYEELGKQLGMSKTTVEKYLDLLEKVFVIYRLGAYSRNLRKEVTKAGKWYFYDNGIRNAIIGAFSPLAIRQDVGALWENYIIGERRKANFNEGLHREFYFWRTYDKQEIDLIEESADSLTALEFKWGNKMPAAPKAFQEAYPYAEFHVVNRENYLEFV; encoded by the coding sequence ATGGAAACAGTAAATAGAATACTTCAAGAGAAGATTACAGCACGAATCGCGCCCAATAAAGCAGTACTGATTTTTGGTGCTCGCCGTGTTGGTAAAACGGTAATGATGCGTAAAATTGTGGACAACTATTCAGGTAGGACGATGATGCTCAACGGCGAAGACTACGACACATTAGCACTATTGGAGAATCGCTCAATAGCCAATTATCGGCATTTATTGGATGGTATTGATTTGCTGGCTATTGATGAGGCACAGAACATACCACAAATCGGTAGTATTCTGAAGTTGATAGTTGATGAAATACCGGGAATAAGTGTCTTGGCAAGTGGTTCTTCGTCATTCGATTTGCTGAATAAGACTGGTGAACCGTTGGTCGGCCGCAGTACGCAATTTCTCCTTACACCATTCTCGCAACGGGAAATCGCACAGACGGAAACGGCACTTGAAACCCGCCAGAACCTCGAAGCGCGCTTGATTTACGGTTCCTATCCCGAAGTAGTAATGATGGAGAACTATGAACGTAAAACAGACTACCTACGTGATATTGTCGGTGCATACCTGCTTAAAGATATCTTAGCAATTGACGGCTTAAAAAATTCGAGCAAGATGCGCGATCTACTGCGATTGATAGCTTTTCAGTTGGGCAGCGAAGTTTCTTACGAAGAGTTAGGTAAACAACTCGGCATGAGCAAGACGACCGTTGAAAAATACCTCGACCTATTGGAAAAGGTCTTCGTTATCTATCGTCTGGGGGCTTATTCGCGTAACCTACGCAAGGAGGTTACAAAAGCTGGCAAGTGGTACTTCTACGACAACGGCATTCGCAATGCCATTATCGGGGCTTTCTCACCGCTGGCCATTCGGCAGGATGTCGGTGCGCTGTGGGAGAACTACATCATCGGAGAGCGGCGCAAAGCGAACTTCAATGAGGGACTGCACAGGGAGTTCTATTTCTGGCGCACCTACGACAAACAGGAAATCGACCTGATTGAGGAGAGTGCCGACAGTCTTACCGCCTTGGAGTTCAAGTGGGGAAATAAAATGCCGGCCGCACCGAAAGCCTTCCAAGAAGCCTATCCCTATGCCGAGTTTCATGTGGTAAATCGGGAGAATTATTTGGAGTTCGTATAA
- a CDS encoding sigma-54-dependent transcriptional regulator, with translation MNKTKIIVVEDNIVYCEYVCNMLSREGYRNMKAYHLSTAKKHLQQATDNDIVVADLRLPDGSGIDLLCWMRKEGKMQPFIIMTDYAEVNTAVESMKLGSIDYIPKQLVEDKLVPLIRSILKERQAGQRRMPIFAREGSAFQKIMHRIRLVAATDMSVMIFGENGTGKEHIAHLLHDKSKRAGKPFVAVDCGSLSKELAPSAFFGHVKGAFTGADNAKKGYFHEAEGGTLFLDEVGNLALETQQMLLRAIQERRYRPVGDKADRNFNVRIIAATNEDLEVSVNEKRFRQDLLYRLHDFGITVPPLRDCQEDIMPLAEFFRDMANRELECSVSGFSSEARKALLTHAWPGNVRELRQKVMGAVLQAQEGVVMKEHLELAVTKPTSTVSFALRNDAEDKERILRALKQANGNRSVAAELLGIGRTTLYSKLEEYGLKYKFKQS, from the coding sequence ATGAATAAGACAAAAATAATTGTGGTGGAAGACAACATCGTGTATTGCGAATATGTCTGCAATATGCTGTCACGGGAGGGCTACCGCAATATGAAGGCTTACCACCTCTCAACCGCGAAGAAACATCTGCAACAGGCAACAGATAATGATATCGTGGTTGCCGACCTGCGTCTGCCTGACGGCAGTGGCATAGACCTTTTGTGCTGGATGCGAAAGGAGGGAAAGATGCAGCCCTTCATCATTATGACCGACTACGCCGAAGTTAATACCGCCGTGGAAAGCATGAAACTCGGCTCGATAGACTATATTCCCAAACAGCTTGTGGAGGATAAACTTGTCCCCCTGATCCGTTCCATACTGAAAGAACGTCAGGCAGGACAACGCCGTATGCCTATATTCGCCCGTGAAGGTTCCGCCTTTCAGAAAATCATGCACCGCATAAGGCTGGTAGCCGCCACCGATATGAGCGTGATGATATTTGGTGAGAACGGCACGGGCAAGGAGCATATTGCCCACCTGTTGCATGACAAGAGCAAACGTGCAGGCAAGCCATTTGTGGCGGTGGACTGCGGTTCACTCTCCAAAGAGCTTGCACCGTCGGCTTTCTTCGGACACGTCAAAGGTGCATTTACAGGTGCGGACAATGCCAAGAAAGGATATTTCCATGAGGCGGAAGGCGGCACGTTGTTTCTGGACGAGGTAGGAAACCTCGCGTTGGAAACCCAACAGATGTTGCTCCGTGCCATACAGGAGAGGCGGTATCGCCCGGTCGGAGACAAGGCAGACCGGAATTTCAATGTCCGCATCATCGCTGCTACCAATGAAGATTTGGAGGTATCGGTGAATGAAAAGCGTTTTCGGCAGGATCTTCTGTACCGCCTGCACGACTTCGGGATAACCGTTCCTCCGTTGCGTGACTGTCAAGAAGACATTATGCCGCTGGCAGAGTTCTTCCGTGATATGGCAAACAGAGAGCTGGAGTGTAGCGTGAGCGGGTTCAGTTCCGAAGCACGTAAAGCGTTGCTGACACACGCATGGCCGGGCAACGTGCGGGAACTTCGGCAGAAAGTTATGGGTGCTGTATTGCAGGCGCAGGAAGGTGTTGTCATGAAAGAGCATCTGGAACTTGCCGTGACGAAACCGACCTCTACTGTCAGCTTCGCCTTGCGCAATGACGCGGAGGATAAGGAGCGGATATTGCGTGCGTTGAAACAGGCAAACGGCAACCGGAGTGTCGCCGCAGAACTGCTCGGCATAGGCAGGACAACACTATACAGCAAACTTGAAGAGTATGGACTTAAATATAAATTCAAGCAATCATAG
- the mobB gene encoding conjugal transfer protein MobB — MVAKISVGSSLYGAIAYNGEKINEAQGRLLTTNRIYNDGSGTVDIGKAMEGFLTFLPPQMKIEKPVVHISLNPHPEDVLTDIELQNIAREYLEKLGFGNQPYLVFKHEDIDRHHLHIVTVNVDENGKRLNRDFLYRRSDRIRRELEQKYGLHPAERKNQRLDNPLRKVAASAGDVKKQVGNTVKALNGQYRFQTMGEYRALLSLYNMTVEEARGNVRGREYHGLVYSVTDDKGNKVGNPFKSSLFGKSAGYEAVQKKFVRSKSEIKDRKLADMTKRTVLSVLQGTYDKDKFVSQLKEKGIDTVLRYTEEGRIYGATFIDHRTGCVLNGSRMGKELSANALQEHFTLPYAGQPPIPLSIPVDAADKAHGQTAYDSEDISGGMGLLTPEGPAVDAEEEAFIRAMKRKKKKKRKGLGM, encoded by the coding sequence ATGGTCGCAAAAATCAGTGTAGGAAGTTCGTTGTACGGCGCGATTGCCTACAACGGGGAGAAGATTAACGAGGCGCAGGGGCGGCTTCTCACCACCAACCGCATCTACAATGACGGTTCGGGAACGGTGGACATAGGCAAGGCGATGGAGGGTTTTCTCACCTTCCTGCCACCGCAGATGAAGATCGAGAAGCCGGTGGTGCATATCTCTCTCAACCCGCACCCGGAGGATGTGCTGACCGATATTGAGTTGCAGAATATCGCCCGCGAGTATCTGGAAAAACTCGGTTTCGGAAACCAGCCTTATCTTGTATTCAAGCACGAGGACATCGACCGCCACCACCTGCACATCGTGACGGTCAACGTGGACGAGAACGGGAAAAGGCTCAACCGGGATTTTCTCTACCGCCGCAGCGACCGTATCCGCAGGGAACTGGAACAGAAGTACGGATTGCATCCGGCAGAACGTAAAAATCAGAGATTGGATAATCCGTTGCGCAAGGTGGCCGCATCGGCAGGTGATGTGAAGAAGCAGGTAGGCAACACCGTGAAGGCTCTGAATGGGCAGTACCGTTTCCAGACGATGGGCGAATACCGTGCGCTCCTTTCCTTATATAATATGACGGTGGAGGAAGCGAGGGGCAACGTGCGCGGACGGGAGTATCACGGGCTGGTCTATTCCGTCACGGACGACAAGGGTAACAAGGTGGGCAACCCGTTCAAATCCTCGCTTTTCGGGAAGTCCGCAGGCTATGAAGCCGTACAGAAGAAGTTTGTCCGTTCCAAATCGGAAATCAAGGATAGGAAACTGGCAGACATGACGAAACGCACCGTCCTTTCCGTGCTGCAAGGCACTTATGACAAGGACAAATTTGTATCCCAACTCAAAGAGAAGGGCATCGACACCGTACTGCGCTACACAGAGGAAGGGCGCATCTATGGGGCTACCTTCATCGACCACCGCACGGGATGCGTGCTGAACGGTTCGCGCATGGGTAAGGAGCTTTCGGCGAATGCCTTGCAGGAACACTTCACCCTGCCATACGCCGGACAACCGCCGATACCGCTATCCATCCCTGTGGATGCTGCGGACAAGGCACACGGGCAGACCGCCTACGACAGTGAAGATATATCGGGCGGTATGGGCTTGCTCACTCCCGAAGGTCCGGCGGTAGATGCCGAGGAAGAGGCTTTCATCCGGGCGATGAAGCGCAAAAAGAAGAAAAAACGCAAGGGCTTGGGTATGTAA
- a CDS encoding P-loop NTPase fold protein translates to METKLQSKQQYPRFIQNKPCGIDKFDGGSQERLAKTIARHFCQNDSLDEECTLPRIIGIEGIWGSGKSNVVKMLERELSDDYYFFEYDAWGHQEDLQRRSILELLTSKLIDDGILSGNATIKVKGGGTKTVSWSEKLKYLLARKTETVTEKYPLISNGMVAAFLVAVLTPIFTFIAYAVKPTPTTWWFSLLSIIIAALPVLIALCVWKWAYSKDHKYGWSYMLAIYQDKVEKDVCYETLSEDEPTVYEFKTWMQDISDFIKEKGQRKLVLVFDNMDRLPAEKVKELWSSIHTFFADSGFENVWAVIPFDETHLACAFGDETDEQTKQLTKYFINKTFPIVYRVAPPVITDYRSIFNKLFVEAFGETENEAKETINRIFRLVNPNANVREIISYINEMVALKQEWCNEILMINIALFCLKKTDILANPVEQILSGDYLNGIQTIINNDLQTQREIAALVYGVDVEDARQIPLKKYIEGCINGEEDHDINQYAETNKQFDTVLEEVIQCMDNALIDKIIHCLHKLTRKSDVILRVWQRIAQLKLKESIEKQVFPVEYQELLLHLDTESQNHVIAQLYKKIVRFNDFNGGDYFKTLDAIDRFIAQNKLACDFTSLIEAKTVKPNTFIDYIQAANATDAAYRDNATTKAYKYYQVATNSEALDNYLANLLPDNFDHADIVKTLKDNSTYTFPTLLQAITNCIDEQNVNKDNIGAIFTTYRLLASDEERPLPVTLDSTYINQLHSELETDGRNIKESGYYDLVAMQLAHGHSVSLIEGGDIKYVAELMDYYVDHGDLLVNSVGWNIPLLNETLQYMVNHKLGYKLLLSDILPQFEDIKNRIGVTDEVFIEHLAEWNTDLDKYITKNNIKDVIPDASFYDLTTKISNVLTDHINKIAFEALSEISVDTLYAQRTAHTSYYWFVAIKHLLAKIKSLPDNLTEFGKKILMDIASGTQSLNPFPNCFKNIVERLDKRKIKSTVTDIRNDFCIGKKTINAIKFQFFETWLRSHGNLKSQAGDVIDKIVKPVISDGACRSLILQNKDFYMDLINTAGDDAYELKKSLRNLIQKDSDPQLVKFVNSIDSVPEVETA, encoded by the coding sequence ATGGAAACAAAACTACAATCCAAACAGCAATATCCGCGGTTTATCCAAAATAAACCGTGTGGTATTGACAAATTCGATGGAGGTTCGCAAGAAAGGTTGGCAAAAACTATTGCTCGCCATTTTTGTCAGAATGATTCATTGGATGAGGAATGTACTTTACCTCGAATTATCGGCATCGAAGGTATTTGGGGATCTGGAAAATCCAACGTGGTTAAAATGTTGGAACGTGAATTATCAGACGACTATTACTTTTTTGAGTATGACGCATGGGGACATCAAGAGGACTTGCAACGCCGCTCTATATTGGAATTGCTTACAAGCAAACTTATTGATGATGGTATCCTATCTGGAAATGCAACAATAAAAGTCAAAGGTGGAGGTACGAAAACCGTATCATGGTCTGAAAAGCTGAAATATTTATTAGCCCGTAAAACGGAGACCGTAACCGAAAAATATCCCCTTATCAGTAATGGTATGGTTGCGGCATTTTTGGTTGCAGTTTTAACTCCGATATTTACATTTATTGCGTATGCAGTAAAACCTACACCCACAACATGGTGGTTTTCTTTATTGTCTATTATCATAGCTGCACTGCCAGTTCTTATTGCATTGTGCGTTTGGAAATGGGCATATAGCAAAGATCATAAATATGGATGGAGTTATATGTTAGCTATTTATCAAGATAAAGTCGAAAAGGACGTTTGCTATGAGACTTTGAGCGAAGACGAACCAACGGTTTACGAGTTCAAAACATGGATGCAAGACATTTCTGATTTTATCAAGGAAAAAGGACAACGTAAATTAGTCCTTGTTTTTGACAACATGGATCGTCTCCCCGCTGAAAAAGTAAAAGAATTATGGTCTTCTATCCATACGTTCTTCGCCGATAGCGGTTTTGAAAATGTTTGGGCTGTTATTCCTTTCGATGAAACACATTTAGCTTGTGCATTCGGAGATGAGACCGACGAACAAACGAAACAACTGACCAAGTATTTTATCAATAAAACTTTCCCTATTGTTTATCGTGTTGCTCCTCCTGTTATTACCGACTATCGAAGTATATTCAACAAACTGTTTGTTGAAGCATTTGGAGAAACAGAAAATGAAGCGAAAGAAACTATAAATCGGATATTCAGATTGGTAAATCCTAATGCCAATGTTAGGGAAATTATATCATATATCAATGAGATGGTCGCTCTTAAACAAGAGTGGTGTAACGAAATTTTGATGATAAACATAGCATTGTTCTGTTTGAAGAAGACGGATATTCTGGCAAATCCAGTAGAACAAATATTGTCCGGCGACTATCTGAATGGCATTCAAACAATAATTAACAATGATCTGCAAACACAACGCGAAATTGCAGCTTTGGTATATGGTGTCGATGTTGAAGATGCTCGACAAATTCCATTGAAAAAATATATTGAAGGCTGCATCAACGGAGAAGAAGACCACGACATAAATCAATATGCAGAGACTAATAAACAATTTGACACTGTATTAGAAGAAGTTATACAATGTATGGACAATGCGCTTATCGATAAGATTATACATTGTTTGCATAAATTAACTCGAAAGAGCGATGTTATTCTGCGTGTATGGCAAAGAATAGCACAATTGAAATTAAAAGAATCCATAGAGAAGCAGGTGTTCCCTGTCGAATACCAAGAACTGCTGTTGCATTTAGACACGGAAAGCCAAAACCATGTGATTGCTCAATTATATAAGAAGATAGTTCGGTTCAATGACTTCAATGGCGGCGACTATTTCAAAACGTTAGATGCAATAGACAGGTTTATTGCGCAAAATAAGTTGGCGTGCGATTTTACGTCATTGATTGAAGCAAAAACAGTCAAGCCAAATACATTTATCGATTATATTCAAGCTGCAAATGCAACAGATGCTGCCTATCGGGATAACGCGACAACTAAAGCATATAAATATTATCAAGTAGCAACAAATTCGGAGGCGCTCGATAATTATTTGGCAAACTTACTACCCGATAATTTCGACCATGCAGATATTGTAAAAACGTTAAAAGATAATTCTACCTATACGTTTCCAACGCTTTTGCAAGCGATCACGAATTGCATTGATGAACAGAATGTAAATAAAGATAATATAGGGGCTATATTTACAACCTATCGTTTATTGGCATCTGACGAAGAAAGACCTTTACCTGTAACGTTAGATTCAACCTACATAAATCAGTTGCATTCTGAATTAGAAACTGATGGCCGAAACATTAAAGAGTCTGGATATTACGATTTAGTCGCCATGCAATTGGCACATGGTCATTCCGTTTCCTTAATAGAGGGTGGAGATATAAAATATGTTGCAGAACTCATGGACTATTATGTGGATCATGGAGACTTATTAGTAAATAGTGTGGGATGGAATATACCGCTATTAAATGAAACACTACAATACATGGTAAATCATAAACTTGGCTATAAATTATTGCTCTCAGACATATTGCCCCAATTTGAAGATATTAAGAACAGAATAGGTGTAACGGATGAGGTATTTATCGAGCATTTAGCAGAGTGGAATACCGATTTGGATAAGTATATCACTAAGAACAATATTAAAGATGTAATTCCTGACGCATCTTTTTACGATTTGACCACTAAAATAAGCAATGTCCTGACCGATCATATCAATAAAATAGCGTTCGAAGCGTTGTCTGAAATAAGTGTTGATACATTATACGCCCAAAGAACAGCACATACATCATATTATTGGTTTGTCGCAATAAAACATTTACTGGCTAAAATCAAATCCTTGCCAGATAACTTGACTGAATTTGGCAAAAAGATTCTGATGGATATTGCTTCTGGAACTCAAAGTTTGAATCCTTTCCCTAATTGTTTCAAGAATATAGTTGAAAGATTGGATAAACGAAAAATTAAATCGACAGTTACCGATATAAGAAATGATTTCTGCATCGGTAAAAAGACTATCAATGCAATAAAGTTTCAATTTTTCGAAACATGGCTTAGATCGCATGGTAATTTGAAAAGTCAAGCTGGAGACGTTATTGATAAAATAGTGAAACCTGTAATTTCCGATGGGGCATGCCGTTCATTGATTCTGCAAAACAAAGATTTTTATATGGATTTAATAAATACAGCAGGGGATGATGCTTATGAATTGAAAAAGAGTCTCCGAAACCTCATACAAAAAGATTCAGATCCGCAATTGGTTAAATTTGTCAATTCGATAGATTCAGTACCTGAGGTTGAAACCGCGTAA
- a CDS encoding dihydrofolate reductase family protein: MGKVQILAVLTMDGCLSSELYDKAHQDLCLDRCGLDEIRKKAFYRVTPDYSISMLHEWRKDCTNIRYLAEATPDTADYINGLLRMHAVDEIILYTVPFISGSGRHFFKSALPEQHWTLSSLKSYPNGVCRIIYILDKKAR, encoded by the coding sequence ATGGGTAAAGTTCAGATTCTCGCCGTACTGACGATGGACGGATGTCTTTCTTCAGAGTTATATGATAAAGCACATCAGGATTTGTGCCTTGACCGTTGCGGTCTTGATGAAATCAGGAAGAAAGCCTTTTACCGTGTGACACCGGACTATTCCATTTCAATGCTGCACGAATGGAGAAAAGACTGCACAAACATCCGTTACCTCGCGGAAGCCACACCGGACACGGCAGACTATATAAACGGACTGCTGCGGATGCACGCTGTGGATGAAATCATACTATACACCGTTCCTTTCATATCCGGAAGCGGACGACATTTTTTTAAGTCGGCTCTGCCAGAGCAACACTGGACGCTTTCCTCTTTGAAAAGCTATCCCAACGGTGTATGTCGCATTATCTATATCCTTGATAAAAAAGCAAGATAG
- the mobC gene encoding conjugal transfer protein MobC, producing MSQQEDDLRALAKIMDFLRAVSIILVVMNVYWFCYEAIRLWGVNIGVVDKILLNFDRTAGLFHSILYTKLFSVLLLALSCLGTKGVKGEKITWGRIWTAFAVGFVLFFLNWWLLPLPLPLEAVTGLYVLTIGTGYVCLLMGGLWMSRLLKHNLMEDVFNNENESFMQETRLIESEYSVNLPTRFYYRKRWNNGWINVVNPFRASIVLGTPGSGKSYAVVNNFIKQQIEKGFSQYIYDFKYPDLSTIAYNHLLNHPDGYKVKPKFYVINFDDPRRSHRCNPIHPDFMEDITDAYESAYTIMLNLNKTWVQKQGDFFVESPIILFASIIWYLKIYQNGKFCTFPHAIEFLNRRYEDIFPILTSYPELENYLSPFMDAWLGGAAEQLMGQIASAKIPLSRMISPQLYWVMSDSEFTLDINNPEEPKILCVGNNPDRQNIYGAALGLYNSRIVKLINKKGMLKSSVIIDELPTIYFKGLDNLIATARSNKVAVCLGFQDFSQLVRDYGDKEAKVVMNTVGNIFSGQVVGETAKTLSERFGKVLQKRQSISINRQDVSTSINTQMDALIPPSKISGLTQGMFVGSVSDNFNERIEQKIFHCEIVVDAEKVKREESAYKKIPVITNFTDEDGNDRMKETVQANYRRIKEEVKQIVQEELERIKNDPVLCKLLPDNETV from the coding sequence ATGTCACAACAAGAAGACGATTTGAGGGCATTGGCGAAAATCATGGATTTTCTGCGTGCCGTGAGTATCATTTTAGTGGTCATGAACGTGTACTGGTTCTGCTACGAAGCCATCCGGCTGTGGGGCGTGAACATCGGCGTGGTGGACAAAATCCTTCTGAACTTCGACCGCACGGCGGGGCTGTTCCATTCCATTCTCTACACGAAGCTGTTTTCCGTCCTTTTGCTTGCCTTGTCCTGTCTGGGTACGAAGGGTGTCAAGGGTGAGAAAATCACTTGGGGGAGAATCTGGACAGCATTTGCCGTCGGGTTCGTGCTGTTTTTCCTGAACTGGTGGTTGCTGCCCCTGCCGCTGCCGCTTGAAGCGGTGACGGGACTGTATGTCCTTACCATTGGAACGGGCTATGTCTGCCTGTTGATGGGTGGTCTGTGGATGAGCCGCCTGTTGAAACACAATTTGATGGAGGATGTTTTCAACAACGAGAACGAGAGTTTCATGCAGGAAACGAGGCTTATCGAAAGCGAGTATTCGGTCAATCTGCCGACACGTTTCTATTACAGGAAACGCTGGAACAACGGTTGGATCAATGTAGTTAATCCCTTCCGTGCGTCCATCGTGTTGGGTACGCCGGGCAGCGGCAAGTCCTATGCCGTGGTAAACAATTTTATCAAGCAACAGATTGAAAAGGGCTTTAGTCAATACATCTACGATTTCAAGTATCCCGACCTATCTACTATTGCCTACAACCATTTGCTGAACCACCCGGACGGCTACAAGGTAAAGCCGAAGTTCTATGTGATCAACTTCGACGACCCGCGACGCTCTCATCGGTGCAATCCCATTCACCCGGATTTTATGGAAGATATTACGGATGCCTATGAGAGTGCCTACACAATAATGCTCAACCTCAATAAAACGTGGGTGCAAAAGCAGGGCGACTTCTTCGTGGAGTCACCTATCATTCTGTTTGCCAGTATTATCTGGTATCTCAAAATCTATCAGAACGGGAAGTTTTGCACGTTTCCCCATGCTATCGAGTTTCTGAACCGCCGTTACGAGGATATATTTCCGATACTGACCTCTTATCCGGAGCTGGAGAACTACCTTTCGCCGTTCATGGATGCGTGGCTTGGAGGGGCTGCGGAGCAGCTCATGGGTCAGATAGCGTCGGCAAAAATCCCGCTTTCGAGGATGATTTCACCGCAGCTCTACTGGGTGATGTCAGACAGCGAGTTTACGCTGGACATCAACAATCCCGAAGAGCCGAAAATCCTCTGCGTGGGTAACAATCCCGACCGTCAGAATATCTACGGTGCGGCACTCGGTCTGTATAATTCCCGTATCGTGAAGCTCATCAACAAGAAGGGGATGCTGAAGTCATCGGTCATCATCGACGAGTTGCCCACAATATACTTCAAAGGGTTGGACAATCTTATAGCTACCGCCCGAAGCAACAAGGTTGCCGTGTGTCTGGGCTTTCAGGATTTCAGCCAGTTAGTGCGTGACTACGGGGACAAAGAGGCGAAAGTGGTGATGAACACTGTCGGCAATATTTTCTCCGGTCAGGTGGTGGGGGAAACAGCCAAGACGCTCTCCGAGCGGTTCGGTAAGGTGTTGCAGAAACGGCAGTCCATCTCCATCAACCGGCAGGATGTTTCCACCTCCATCAACACGCAGATGGACGCGCTCATTCCACCGAGTAAGATTTCCGGGCTTACGCAGGGAATGTTTGTCGGTTCTGTATCCGACAACTTCAACGAGCGTATCGAGCAGAAGATTTTTCATTGCGAGATTGTGGTGGATGCCGAAAAGGTGAAACGGGAAGAAAGTGCCTACAAGAAAATTCCCGTCATTACAAACTTCACGGACGAGGACGGCAACGACCGCATGAAGGAAACGGTGCAGGCGAACTACCGGCGCATCAAGGAAGAGGTGAAGCAGATTGTGCAGGAGGAACTGGAGCGTATCAAAAACGATCCGGTGCTGTGTAAACTGCTACCAGATAATGAGACTGTCTAA